The following are from one region of the Capsicum annuum cultivar UCD-10X-F1 chromosome 1, UCD10Xv1.1, whole genome shotgun sequence genome:
- the LOC107850601 gene encoding inactive poly [ADP-ribose] polymerase RCD1 isoform X1: METKIVKVLDRSRNIVVDLKRKREAQFETHLSEATHMILPVRALLNSTVPLGKRAKLNGSGSRCGGYEFHQKESLLRYYLNFRKSGLPQRLMYYQKGQWTDFPENIVSMAKQDLQVKKSATEVVFNGKNYVLDFFHMMLLDLKSGVQQPIAWIDEAGKCFFPEVFGRCDELHECCHCEDNDCIDEYSETEGSNDLEMRLEIEVNGADISSLKESSGESNANVEQVNFCNELAAKNHVAKVDDNCVRMSYTKAKEDTAKYYQKVENAGCEYTNSDAVREMFLKGISSPASANIIELQHISSSFIEIRKELFQKQMEITRKHRGDAVLRYAWLPSSKGMITSIMKYGLANYGSSKTNSSYGVGVHLFPANCTDISAKYSDVDENGVQYMILCRVIMGNMELVCPESKQFHPSCEDFDNGVDSLENPKCYVVWTMNMSTHIFPEYVVSFKLSPDAEGYLVGNKSPNVSAISSCQGPVDQVWADTLPTDMGSDCHQNSLGLASKQSARTPKSPWMPFPMLFAAISKKVRQEDMNLVCSNYELFKGKKINRDEFVRKLRLIVGDALLRSTITSLQCRVPPKPMELVTIKQERESICLE, encoded by the exons ATGGAAACAAAAATCGTAAAGGTATTGGATAGAAGCCGAAACATTGTTGTTGACCTGAAGAGAAAGCGGGAAGCTCAATTCGAGACGCATCTCTCTGAGGCTACCCACATGATATTACCGGTTCGAGCTTTGCTGAATTCGACCGTTCCGCTTGGAAAGCGGGCGAAGCTAAATGGATCAGGAAGCAGGTGTGGTGGCTATGAGTTTCACCAAAAAGAATCTCTGCTTAGATATTATCTTAATTTCAGGAAAAGTGGGCTTCCGCAGCGTTTGATGTACTATCAAAAGGGTCAATGGACTGATTTCCCTGAGAACATTGTGTCAATGGCTAAGCAAGATCTTCAGGTAAAGAAATCCGCGACGGAGGTGGTGTTCAATGGTAAAAACTATGTGCTCGATTTCTTCCATATGATGCTGTTGGACCTGAAGTCTGGTGTGCAGCAACCTATTGCATGGATTGATGAAGCAGGCAAGTGCTTTTTCCCAGAAGTCTTTGGTAGGTGTGATGAACTGCACGAGTGTTGTCACTGTGAAGACAATGACTGCATAGACGAATATTCTGAGACGGAGGGATCCAATGATTTGGAGATGAGGCTGGAGATTGAAGTTAATGGGGCAGATATATCAAGTTTGAAGGAATCCAGTGGAGAGTCCAATGCTAATGTTGAGCAGGTGAACTTTTGTAACGAACTTGCAGCAAAAAATCACGTTGCAAAAGTTGATGATAATTGTGTCAGAATGTCATATACGAAAGCCAAGGAAGACACTGCCAAATATTATCAAAAGGTTGAAAATGCTGGGTGCGAGTATACGAACTCTGATGCTGTGAGGGAGATGTTTCTGAAGGGTATCAGTTCACCTGCAAGTGCAAATATAATTGAACTGCAGCATATTTCAAGTTCTTTCATTGAAATTCGGAAGGAACTCTTTCAAAAGCAGATGGAAATTACGAGAAAGCATCGTGGGGATGCCGTTCTTCGTTATGCTTGGCTTCCTTCTTCTAAAGGAATGATTACGAGTATTATGAAGTACGGGCTTGCTAATTATGGTTCATCCAAGACCAATTCCAGTTACGGCGTTGGAGTTCATCTTTTCCCTGCGAACTGTACTGATATCAG TGCAAAGTATTCTGATGTTGACGAAAATGGTGTACAATATATGATATTGTGCCGTGTAATAATGGGAAACATGGAACTGGTTTGTCCTGAATCAAAGCAGTTCCATCCCAGCTGTGAGGATTTTGATAATGGCGTTGATAGCCTTGAAAATCCGAAGTGTTATGTAGTCTGGACTATGAATATGAGTACGCACATATTTCCAGAATACGTCGTCAGTTTCAAGCTCTCTCCTGATGCTGAAG GATATCTCGTTGGAAACAAGAGCCCAAATGTTTCTGCTATCAGTAGTTGTCAGGGCCCTGTGGATCAGGTATGGGCAGATACACTTCCTACTGACATG GGAAGTGATTGCCACCAGAATTCACTAGGGTTGGCCTCAAAACAGTCTGCAAGGACTCCGAAGTCCCCCTGGATGCCATTCCCCATGTTGTTTGCAGCAATTTCGAAGAAAGTGCGTCAAGAGGATATGAACCTTGTTTGTAGCAATTATGAGTTATTCAAG GGCAAGAAGATAAACAGGGATGAGTTTGTCAGAAAGTTGAGGTTGATTGTAGGGGATGCTTTGTTAAGGTCCACTATAACTAGTCTTCAGTGCAGG GTACCACCTAAACCAATGGAATTGGTCACCATAAAGCAAGAACGCGAGAGTATCTGCCTGGAGTGA
- the LOC107850601 gene encoding inactive poly [ADP-ribose] polymerase RCD1 isoform X2, with protein METKIVKVLDRSRNIVVDLKRKREAQFETHLSEATHMILPVRALLNSTVPLGKRAKLNGSGSRCGGYEFHQKESLLRYYLNFRKSGLPQRLMYYQKGQWTDFPENIVSMAKQDLQVKKSATEVVFNGKNYVLDFFHMMLLDLKSGVQQPIAWIDEAGKCFFPEVFGRCDELHECCHCEDNDCIDEYSETEGSNDLEMRLEIEVNGADISSLKESSGESNANVEQVNFCNELAAKNHVAKVDDNCVRMSYTKAKEDTAKYYQKVENAGCEYTNSDAVREMFLKGISSPASANIIELQHISSSFIEIRKELFQKQMEITRKHRGDAVLRYAWLPSSKGMITSIMKYGLANYGSSKTNSSYGVGVHLFPANCTDISAKYSDVDENGVQYMILCRVIMGNMELVCPESKQFHPSCEDFDNGVDSLENPKCYVVWTMNMSTHIFPEYVVSFKLSPDAEGYLVGNKSPNVSAISSCQGPVDQGSDCHQNSLGLASKQSARTPKSPWMPFPMLFAAISKKVRQEDMNLVCSNYELFKGKKINRDEFVRKLRLIVGDALLRSTITSLQCRVPPKPMELVTIKQERESICLE; from the exons ATGGAAACAAAAATCGTAAAGGTATTGGATAGAAGCCGAAACATTGTTGTTGACCTGAAGAGAAAGCGGGAAGCTCAATTCGAGACGCATCTCTCTGAGGCTACCCACATGATATTACCGGTTCGAGCTTTGCTGAATTCGACCGTTCCGCTTGGAAAGCGGGCGAAGCTAAATGGATCAGGAAGCAGGTGTGGTGGCTATGAGTTTCACCAAAAAGAATCTCTGCTTAGATATTATCTTAATTTCAGGAAAAGTGGGCTTCCGCAGCGTTTGATGTACTATCAAAAGGGTCAATGGACTGATTTCCCTGAGAACATTGTGTCAATGGCTAAGCAAGATCTTCAGGTAAAGAAATCCGCGACGGAGGTGGTGTTCAATGGTAAAAACTATGTGCTCGATTTCTTCCATATGATGCTGTTGGACCTGAAGTCTGGTGTGCAGCAACCTATTGCATGGATTGATGAAGCAGGCAAGTGCTTTTTCCCAGAAGTCTTTGGTAGGTGTGATGAACTGCACGAGTGTTGTCACTGTGAAGACAATGACTGCATAGACGAATATTCTGAGACGGAGGGATCCAATGATTTGGAGATGAGGCTGGAGATTGAAGTTAATGGGGCAGATATATCAAGTTTGAAGGAATCCAGTGGAGAGTCCAATGCTAATGTTGAGCAGGTGAACTTTTGTAACGAACTTGCAGCAAAAAATCACGTTGCAAAAGTTGATGATAATTGTGTCAGAATGTCATATACGAAAGCCAAGGAAGACACTGCCAAATATTATCAAAAGGTTGAAAATGCTGGGTGCGAGTATACGAACTCTGATGCTGTGAGGGAGATGTTTCTGAAGGGTATCAGTTCACCTGCAAGTGCAAATATAATTGAACTGCAGCATATTTCAAGTTCTTTCATTGAAATTCGGAAGGAACTCTTTCAAAAGCAGATGGAAATTACGAGAAAGCATCGTGGGGATGCCGTTCTTCGTTATGCTTGGCTTCCTTCTTCTAAAGGAATGATTACGAGTATTATGAAGTACGGGCTTGCTAATTATGGTTCATCCAAGACCAATTCCAGTTACGGCGTTGGAGTTCATCTTTTCCCTGCGAACTGTACTGATATCAG TGCAAAGTATTCTGATGTTGACGAAAATGGTGTACAATATATGATATTGTGCCGTGTAATAATGGGAAACATGGAACTGGTTTGTCCTGAATCAAAGCAGTTCCATCCCAGCTGTGAGGATTTTGATAATGGCGTTGATAGCCTTGAAAATCCGAAGTGTTATGTAGTCTGGACTATGAATATGAGTACGCACATATTTCCAGAATACGTCGTCAGTTTCAAGCTCTCTCCTGATGCTGAAG GATATCTCGTTGGAAACAAGAGCCCAAATGTTTCTGCTATCAGTAGTTGTCAGGGCCCTGTGGATCAG GGAAGTGATTGCCACCAGAATTCACTAGGGTTGGCCTCAAAACAGTCTGCAAGGACTCCGAAGTCCCCCTGGATGCCATTCCCCATGTTGTTTGCAGCAATTTCGAAGAAAGTGCGTCAAGAGGATATGAACCTTGTTTGTAGCAATTATGAGTTATTCAAG GGCAAGAAGATAAACAGGGATGAGTTTGTCAGAAAGTTGAGGTTGATTGTAGGGGATGCTTTGTTAAGGTCCACTATAACTAGTCTTCAGTGCAGG GTACCACCTAAACCAATGGAATTGGTCACCATAAAGCAAGAACGCGAGAGTATCTGCCTGGAGTGA